A single Chrysiogenia bacterium DNA region contains:
- a CDS encoding adenylosuccinate synthase → MSNVVIVGAQWGDEGKGKVVDLYSEWADAVVRYQGGNNAGHTLVVEGKKTVLHLIPSGVLHQGKTCVIGNGVVVDPKVLLVELDALKAQGRDLLAEGTLAISESAHVILPYHCTLDAARENFKGERKIGTTGRGIGPAYTDKVGRDGLRMAEFIRPACFRKHLEESLSFKNDILTKVLGEKPVDVEAVFDEYCAYAERIRPAVLNCGVLLDEQRKAGKKILFEGAQGTLLDVDHGTYPYVTSSSTVSGGAAIGAGVGPVFLDKVIGISKAYTTRVGEGPFPTELFDDVGKGIAERGAEFGATTGRPRRCGWLDALVLKHAVRVNSLTGLAVTKLDVLSGMNEVRIATAYDTPEGRVHEVPAARDVLAEAKPVYETMEGWGDARDARHFSELPAAARRFVDRIEELTGIPVVLLSVGPGREETIVRENPFS, encoded by the coding sequence GTGTCCAACGTAGTCATCGTGGGCGCCCAGTGGGGCGACGAAGGCAAAGGCAAGGTCGTCGACCTCTATTCGGAGTGGGCCGACGCGGTCGTGCGCTACCAGGGCGGCAACAACGCCGGCCACACGCTGGTGGTCGAGGGCAAGAAGACCGTCCTCCACCTCATCCCCTCGGGCGTGCTGCACCAAGGCAAGACCTGCGTGATCGGCAACGGCGTGGTGGTCGATCCCAAGGTGCTGCTCGTCGAGCTCGACGCGCTCAAGGCCCAGGGCCGCGACCTGCTGGCCGAGGGCACCCTCGCCATCAGCGAGTCGGCCCACGTCATTCTTCCCTACCACTGCACCCTCGATGCGGCCCGCGAGAACTTCAAGGGCGAGCGCAAGATCGGCACCACCGGCCGCGGCATCGGCCCTGCCTACACCGACAAGGTGGGCCGCGACGGCCTGCGCATGGCGGAGTTCATCCGCCCCGCGTGCTTCCGCAAGCATCTCGAGGAGAGTCTCTCCTTCAAGAACGACATCCTGACCAAGGTGCTCGGTGAGAAACCCGTCGACGTCGAAGCCGTCTTCGACGAGTACTGCGCCTACGCCGAACGCATCCGTCCGGCGGTGCTCAACTGCGGCGTATTGCTCGACGAGCAGCGCAAGGCCGGCAAGAAGATCCTCTTCGAGGGCGCGCAGGGGACCCTGCTGGACGTCGACCACGGGACCTATCCCTATGTCACCAGCTCGAGCACCGTCTCGGGCGGCGCCGCTATTGGCGCGGGCGTGGGCCCGGTCTTTCTCGACAAGGTGATCGGAATCTCAAAGGCCTACACCACCCGCGTGGGCGAAGGCCCCTTTCCCACCGAGCTCTTTGACGATGTGGGCAAGGGCATTGCCGAGCGCGGCGCCGAGTTCGGTGCCACCACGGGGCGGCCGCGCCGCTGCGGCTGGCTCGATGCGCTGGTGCTCAAGCACGCGGTGCGCGTCAACTCGCTCACCGGCCTGGCCGTAACGAAGCTCGACGTTTTGAGCGGCATGAACGAAGTGCGCATCGCCACCGCCTACGACACCCCCGAGGGCCGCGTCCACGAGGTTCCGGCCGCCCGCGACGTGCTCGCCGAGGCCAAGCCCGTTTACGAGACGATGGAAGGCTGGGGCGACGCACGCGACGCGCGCCACTTCAGCGAGCTCCCCGCCGCAGCGCGCCGTTTCGTTGATCGCATCGAGGAACTCACCGGCATCCCGGTTGTGCTGCTCTCGGTTGGGCCCGGCCGTGAAGAGACGATCGTGCGCGAGAATCCATTCAGCTGA
- a CDS encoding TetR/AcrR family transcriptional regulator: protein MSRQKTKKEIEGEKTRAQIIGAAVALFAERGYRATSVAMIAKQCDISTATVFWHFRSKEGLLQAIFNHMMDDIQSMMAEKRPAEAGKAPSPVLSASEFDYFVEQSERMRMLLAVVLEADAVGGHLPGLLRTLMRSYTELLSKQLQHTGPKLSEDEARDRATLFVATLAGIIVLRVADAEIAEPGKLVEKASKHLLGLEPG from the coding sequence ATGTCCCGCCAGAAGACCAAGAAAGAGATCGAGGGCGAGAAGACCCGCGCGCAGATCATTGGCGCGGCCGTCGCCCTGTTTGCCGAGCGCGGCTACCGCGCCACCTCGGTCGCGATGATCGCCAAACAGTGCGACATCTCCACCGCGACCGTGTTCTGGCACTTCCGATCCAAGGAAGGGCTCCTTCAGGCGATCTTCAATCACATGATGGACGACATCCAGTCCATGATGGCCGAGAAGCGCCCCGCCGAAGCGGGCAAGGCACCGAGCCCCGTGCTCAGCGCCTCGGAGTTCGACTACTTCGTCGAGCAGTCCGAGCGTATGCGCATGCTGCTGGCCGTGGTGCTGGAGGCCGACGCTGTGGGCGGGCACCTGCCGGGGCTGCTCCGCACCCTGATGCGCAGCTACACGGAGTTGCTTTCCAAGCAGCTCCAGCACACCGGTCCCAAGCTCTCAGAGGACGAGGCCCGCGACCGTGCAACCCTCTTTGTCGCCACGCTTGCCGGCATCATCGTCCTGCGCGTCGCCGACGCCGAGATTGCCGAGCCCGGAAAGCTGGTGGAGAAAGCCAGCAAGCACCTGCTGGGGCTGGAGCCCGGATAA
- the hisZ gene encoding ATP phosphoribosyltransferase regulatory subunit: MKSVLERTRLPEGFRDFGPEAAQAITNMSARLDRVYSRWGFQRVLTPSIEAEEVLRPGLGPRAAADAFPLVDPLTGQRLLYRPDITPQVARLVATGAAGDALPIKLFYRGSIVRQRHTGAHGAREIYQSGVENFSTESELADAETVALCLEAAEAAGLKDHVLELGDIRFVDGVLEMLDLDAEQRAALTSAIDRKDRAEITEFLSETKVSAKGRQILEALPGLFGGEEVFARAKKLPIPEASKRAVSSLEKLVKTLKAAGVKMARVEIDLAEVRGLDYYTGLLFAVYAGGAAKAVLSGGRYDHLAAAFGRDIPAVGFAADVELLARLGETSAPRHGDLASADVVLHASKGSAEAALAQATKLRAKGQRVLLAGVRAGKREAQAKAAALGAKLVEVKAPAAKTKK, from the coding sequence GTGAAAAGCGTCCTCGAACGCACCCGCCTGCCCGAGGGTTTTCGGGACTTCGGTCCCGAGGCCGCGCAGGCCATTACGAACATGAGCGCCCGTCTCGACCGCGTGTATTCGCGCTGGGGTTTCCAGCGCGTGCTCACGCCGAGCATCGAGGCCGAGGAAGTCCTGCGTCCGGGTCTGGGCCCCCGCGCGGCGGCAGACGCATTTCCGCTCGTCGATCCGCTGACGGGCCAGCGCCTGCTCTATCGCCCCGACATCACCCCGCAGGTGGCGCGCCTGGTGGCAACCGGCGCCGCCGGCGACGCGCTTCCCATCAAGCTCTTCTACCGTGGATCCATTGTGCGCCAGCGCCACACCGGCGCCCACGGCGCGCGCGAGATCTACCAGAGCGGCGTCGAAAACTTCAGCACCGAGTCCGAGCTGGCCGACGCCGAGACCGTCGCCCTGTGCCTGGAAGCCGCCGAGGCCGCAGGGCTCAAGGATCACGTGCTCGAGCTCGGAGACATTCGCTTTGTCGACGGCGTGCTCGAAATGCTCGACCTCGATGCCGAGCAGCGCGCGGCGCTCACCTCCGCCATCGACCGCAAGGACCGCGCCGAGATCACGGAGTTCCTCTCGGAGACGAAGGTCTCCGCAAAGGGCCGCCAGATTCTCGAAGCCCTGCCCGGCCTCTTCGGCGGCGAGGAAGTCTTCGCCCGCGCAAAGAAGCTGCCGATTCCCGAGGCCTCGAAGCGCGCGGTGAGTTCGCTTGAGAAACTCGTCAAAACCCTCAAGGCCGCGGGCGTGAAGATGGCGCGGGTCGAGATCGATCTCGCCGAGGTGCGCGGGCTGGACTACTACACGGGCCTGCTCTTTGCCGTCTATGCCGGCGGCGCGGCCAAGGCCGTTCTGAGCGGCGGGCGCTACGACCACCTGGCCGCCGCCTTCGGGCGCGACATTCCGGCCGTGGGCTTTGCCGCCGACGTGGAGCTGCTTGCCCGCCTGGGCGAGACAAGCGCCCCGCGCCACGGGGACCTGGCATCGGCCGACGTGGTGCTTCATGCAAGCAAGGGTTCGGCCGAAGCGGCACTGGCGCAGGCGACGAAGCTGCGCGCCAAGGGCCAGCGCGTCCTGCTCGCGGGCGTTCGCGCCGGCAAGCGCGAGGCGCAGGCCAAAGCGGCTGCGCTGGGCGCGAAACTGGTCGAGGTGAAAGCCCCGGCCGCAAAGACGAAGAAGTAG
- a CDS encoding 2-dehydropantoate 2-reductase → MRIGVVGPGGVGGYYGGMLALGGAEVTFMARGKTLEALSQNGLTLHFEKGESKHVDVRALPAAEFAKAGPFDLILWCVKSYQNQAAAEGLDALAVPGCYWLPLQNGVETEDFLRERFPHAEILGGTCYVSALTEAPGVVRHFASGIITLGDIGYSDPEKTPEAIEKIATALTEAKIQTIRSQDIRADKWRKLVWNASLNTLSAISGCSPLELLGREETRELVRRAMYEVVDVAQASGIALDYKHADRHIQATMGLPDVRTSMAWDVSANRPVEHEALCGVVVKMGEAAGVPTPTLRIFYTLLDLYEERRKKQ, encoded by the coding sequence ATGCGAATCGGTGTGGTCGGCCCGGGCGGGGTTGGCGGTTACTACGGCGGGATGCTCGCGCTCGGCGGTGCGGAGGTCACGTTCATGGCGCGCGGCAAGACGCTCGAAGCGCTCTCGCAGAACGGGCTCACGCTGCACTTTGAAAAGGGCGAGAGCAAACACGTGGACGTGCGCGCGCTTCCGGCGGCGGAGTTCGCAAAAGCCGGGCCCTTCGACCTGATCCTCTGGTGCGTGAAGAGCTACCAGAACCAGGCCGCAGCCGAGGGACTCGACGCACTGGCAGTGCCGGGCTGCTACTGGCTTCCCCTCCAGAACGGGGTGGAGACCGAGGACTTTCTGCGCGAGCGCTTTCCCCATGCCGAGATTTTGGGCGGTACCTGCTACGTGAGCGCGCTGACCGAGGCGCCCGGCGTGGTGCGCCACTTCGCCTCGGGAATCATCACGCTCGGGGACATCGGCTACTCCGATCCGGAGAAGACGCCCGAGGCCATCGAGAAAATTGCGACCGCGCTCACCGAGGCGAAGATCCAGACCATCCGCAGCCAGGACATCCGCGCCGACAAGTGGCGCAAGCTGGTGTGGAATGCCTCGCTCAACACTCTCTCGGCGATCTCCGGATGCAGCCCGCTGGAGCTGCTCGGGCGCGAGGAGACCCGCGAGCTGGTGCGCCGCGCGATGTACGAGGTTGTCGACGTGGCGCAGGCAAGCGGCATTGCCCTGGACTACAAACACGCCGACCGCCACATCCAGGCGACCATGGGGCTGCCCGACGTGCGGACCTCGATGGCCTGGGACGTTTCGGCAAACCGACCAGTCGAGCACGAAGCCCTCTGCGGCGTCGTCGTGAAGATGGGCGAGGCCGCCGGCGTGCCCACCCCGACGCTCAGGATTTTCTATACGCTCCTGGATTTGTACGAAGAGCGACGGAAGAAACAGTAA